In Micromonospora ferruginea, the sequence GTGTCGTGAGATGTTGGGTTAAGTCCCGCAACGAGCGCAACCCTCGTTCGATGTTGCCAGCGCGTTATGGCGGGGACTCATCGAAGACTGCCGGGGTCAACTCGGAGGAAGGTGGGGATGACGTCAAGTCATCATGCCCCTTATGTCCAGGGCTTCACGCATGCTACAATGGCCGGTACAATGGGCTGCGATACCGTGAGGTGGAGCGAATCCCAAAAAGCCGGTCTCAGTTCGGATCGGGGTCTGCAACTCGACCCCGTGAAGTCGGAGTCGCTAGTAATCGCAGATCAGCAACGCTGCGGTGAATACGTTCCCGGGCCTTGTACACACCGCCCGTCACGTCACGAAAGTCGGCAACACCCGAAGCCGGTGGCCCAACCCTTGTGGAGGGAGCCGTCGAAGGTGGGGCTGGCGATTGGGACGAAGTCGTAACAAGGTAGCCGTACCGGAAGGTGCGGCTGGATCACCTCCTTTCTAAGGAGCACCATCCAGCGAAAGCTGGTATGGAGCCCGCGACCTGCGAATGTCGGGTCGGGGTGCTCAGATGGCGGAGACACTGGCAAGTTTGTCCTCGGCAACGGCTGGGGGTGCCTAGTACAGCCACTTCGGTGGTGGGAACGGATGCCTCTGGTGCGGCTGGGGAGGAGCGTAAGCACCCTGTTGGGTCCTGAAGGAACAACCATCGGTTGTTTTCTTCGGAGCCTTGGAGCGGACCGTGAGGGTTCGTCGGGCGCCAGGCATGGCCTGGTCTCGCATACCGCCGGCGGTTGCCGGGTTTGGTGTGGGACGTGTCGGGTTGTGGGTTGGTTGTTTGTTGAGAATTGCACAGTGGACGCGAGCATCTTTGTGGTCAAGTTGTCAAGGGCGAACGGTGGATGCCTTGGCACCAGGAGCCGATGAAGGACGTGGGAGGCCGCGATAGGCCTGGGGGAGCTGTCAACCAAGCTGTGATCCCAGGGTGTCCGAATGGGGGAACCCGGCATCAGTCATGTGATGTCACCCGCACCTGAACACATAGGGTGTGTGGGGGGAACGCGGGGAAGTGAAACATCTCAGTACCCGTAGGAAGAGAAAACAATTTAGTGATTCCGTGAGTAGTGGCGAGCGAAAGCGGATTGAGGCTAAACCGGCGGCGTGTGATACCTGTCAGGGGTTGCGTGGTCGGGGTTGTGGGACCCTGCTGATTGTGCTGACACACAGTCGAGAAGTTACAAAGCCAGTGGTTAGTCGAACAGTCTGGAATGGCTGACCGTAGACGGTGATAGTCCGGTAGGTGAAAGCTGCTGGTCTTCTGTGGGTGTTCCCGAGTAGCGGCGGACTCCTGAAATCTGCCGTGAATCTGCCAGGACCACCTGGTAAGCCTAAATACTTCCTGGTGACCGATAGCGGACGAGTACCGTGAGGGAATGGTGAAAAGTACCCCGGGAGGGGAGTGAAATAGTACCTGAAACCGTTCGCCTACAATCCGTCGGAGCCTTACGGGGTGACGGCGTGCCTTTTGAAGAATGAGCCTGCGAGTTAGTGGCATGTGGCGAGGTTAACCCGGGTGGGGGAGCCGTAGCGAAAGCGAGTCTGAATAGGGCGTATTCAGTCGCATGCTCTAGACCCGAAGCGGAGTGATCTAGCCATGGGCAGGCTGAAGCGCGGGTAAGACCGCGTGGAGGGCCGAACCCACCAACGTTGAAAAGTTGGGGGATGACCTGTGGTTAGGGGTGAAAGGCCAATCAAACTCCGTGATAGCTGGTTCTCCCCGAAATGCATTTAGGTGCAGCGTCGCGTGTTTCTTGCCGGAGGTAGAGCACTGGATGGTCTAGGGGGCCCACAAGCTTACCGAAATCAGCCAAACTCCGAATGCCGGTAAGTGAGAGCGCGGCAGTGAGACTGCGGGGGATAAGCTTCGTAGTCGAGAGGGAAACAGCCCAGATCACCAGCTAAGGCCCCTAAGCGTGTGCTAAGTGGAAAAGGATGTGGGGTCGCATAGACAACCAGGAGGTTGGCTTAGAAGCAGCCACCCTTTAAAGAGTGCGTAATAGCTCACTGGTCAAGTGGTTCCGCGCCGACAATGTAGCGGGGCTCAAGCACACCGCCGAAGCTGTGGCATTCACATTTTAACTTCGCCAGGTCTTGATATCTGGTGCAGGTGTGTGGATGGGTAGGGGAGCGTCGTGCCGGGGGTGAAGCGACGGGGTGACCTAGTTGTGGACACGGCACGAGTGAGAATGCAGGCATGAGTAGCGAAAGAAGGGTGAGAAACCCTTCCGCCGGATGACCAAGGGTTCCAGGGCCAGGCTAATCCGCCCTGGGTGAGTCGGGACCTAAGGCGAGGCCGAGAGGCGTAGTCGATGGACAACGGGTTGATATTCCCGTACCCGCGAAAGAGCGACCCTGACGAACCTCGTTGTGCTAACCACCCGAGCTGCCGGATACCTTCGGGTTGATGGTGGGGAGCGTGGGAACCTGGCGGGTAGTAGTCAAGCGATGGGGTGACGCAGGAAGGTAGCTGAGCCCGGCCGGTGGTTGTGCCGGGGTAAGCGTGTAGGCCGTGCCGTAGGCAAATCCGCGGTGCATGTAGGCTGAGACGTGATGCCGAGCCGATTCAGGTGAAGTCAGTGATCCTATGCTGCCGAGAAAAGCCTCTAGCGAGTTCTTAGCGGCCCGTACCCCAAACCGACACAGGTGGTCAGGTAGAGAATACCGAGGCGATCGGGCGAACTGTGGTTAAGGAACTCGGCAAATTGCCCCCGTAACTTAGGGAGAAGGGGGGCCGGAGACGTGAAGCCCCGCGCGGGTGGAGCGTTGTATGGCCGCAGAGAGCAGGGGGAAGCGACTGTTTACTAAAAACACAGGTCCATGCGAAGAAGTAATTCGATGTATATGGACTGACGCCTGCCCGGTGCTGGAACGTTAAGGGGACCTGTTAGCTCTTCGGGGCGAAGCGGAGAACTTAAGCGCCAGTAAACGGCGGTGGTAACTATAACCATCCTAAGGTAGCGAAATTCCTTGTCGGGTAAGTTCCGACCTGCACGAATGGCGTAACGACTTCCCCACTGTCTCAACCACAGGCCCGGCGAAATTGCATTACGAGTAAAGATGCTCGTTACGCGCGGCAGGACGGAAAGACCCCGGGACCTTTACTATAGCTTGACATTGGTATCTGAATTAGCTTGTGTAGGATAGGTGGGAGCCGGTGAAGTCCATACGCCAGTATGGGTGGAGGCAATCTTGAAATACCACTCTGGTTGATTTGGGTATCTAACTTCGGACCGTTATCCGGTTCAGGGACAGTGTCTGGTGGGTAGTTTAACTGGGGCGGTTGCCTCCTAAAGGGTAACGGAGGCGCCCAAAGGTTCCCTCAGCCTGGTTGGCAATCAGGTGTTGAGTGCAAGTGCACAAGGGAGCTTGACTGTGAGACTGACAGGTCGAGCAGGGACGAAAGTCGGGACTAGTGATCCGGCACTGGCATGTGGAAGCGGTGTCGCTCAACGGATAAAAGGTACCCCGGGGATAACAGGCTGATCTTCCCCAAGAGTCCATATCGACGGGATGGTTTGGCACCTCGATGTCGGCTCGTCGCATCCTGGGGCTGTAGCAGGTCCCAAGGGTTGGGCTGTTCGCCCATTAAAGCGGTACGCGAGCTGGGTTTAGAACGTCGTGAGACAGTTCGGTCCCTATCCGCCGTGCGCGTAGGATACTTGAGAAGGGCTGTCCCTAGTACGAGAGGACCGGGACGGACGAACCTCTGGTGTGCCAGTTGTCCCGCCAGGGGCACGGCTGGTTAGCTACGTTCGGAAGGGATAACCGCTGAAAGCATCTAAGCGGGAAGCTCGCTTCAAGATGAGGTATCCCACCCACATTGTGGGGTAAGGCCCCCAGCTAGACGACTGGGTTGATAGGCCGGAAATGTAAGCCCGGTAACGGGTTCAGTTGACCGGTACTAATAGGCCGAGGACTTGACTACCAAGCTGCTACGCGTCCACTGTGCAACTCAGAACAAACAAACAACCCGAGGGTTGGTTGACATGTTCATAGAGTTACGGCGGTCATGGCGGAGGGGAAACGCCCGGTAACATTCCGAACCCGGAAGCTAAGCCCTCCAGCGCCGATGGTACTGCACTCGGGAGGGTGTGGGAGAGTAGGACACCGCCGGACAATCTTTCAATGAGGGCCACCCCCGACGGGGTGGCCCTCATTGCGTTTCTCCCGTTTCCGGGAGAGCGGATCAGCGACGCTGGACGCCCTCACGGATCTGCCGGAACAGGGTCGCGGCGTCGCCCACCGGACGGCCCGGGAACATGCCCATCGCGACACTGCCGTGGTCGGCCCACCCGCAGACCGCGAAGTCGCCGCCGTCGCCGCTGGTTCGGCCGCACTTCATCACGCCGCCCAGCCGGCCGGCGTCGACCTCGCGCAGGCCGGCGACCTTGCCGGTCTCGTCGGCCATCAGGTCGAACAGCGTGTCCAGGTCGCGTTCCGGCTGCCAGAGCAGCGTGGTGCCGCCGAACAGCAGCACCGACCGCTTCGCGTCCGCCGGGTCGGTGTAGACCGTGCCGAAGCTGCGGTCCAGGTCGATGTCGGCGGCGAACCCGTCGCGCAGGTACTCGGCGGTGCTGCGGGCCCGGTCGCTGTCGTCGCGGGTGAGCCCGGCCACCCCGGTCGGCTGGGTGAGCTGCGTGTCCTTCTGCTGGAAGACCCGCCAGCCGGCGATGCCGAGCGCGCCGGCGCCGGCGAGACCGACCGCCAGGGCGGCGGCCAGCACGATCTTCCGGCGCCGCGAGACGGGCCGCCGTTCGGGCTCCAGCGCGGGATCGCGGCGGCTCAGTCTGATCGGCTCGTCGGTCAACTCGACCGGACCGTGACCCCCGTCGACCGGACGCTCGAAGAGATGCGCGTCGGACATGTCCGCCACCGTACGCGAATCACCGGTGGCGCACGTCGGGTCCCCGAAAGCGCTCCGTAGACTTTCCCAGGTGACCGAGAGACTGGATGCCCGCCGCCCCGACGCCCCGACCCTTGCCGGCCAGTACCAGCCCGGCGAGGTAGAGCAGCGACGGTACGAGCAGTGGGTAGCCGGCGGGCACTTCCGGGCGTCGGCCGACAGCGACAAGCCGCCCTTCACCATCGTCATCCCGCCGCCGAACGTCACCGGGTCGCTGCACATGGGCCACGCGTTCGAGCACACGCTGATGGACGCGCTCATCCGGCGCAAGAAGATGCAGGGCTTCGAGGCCCTGTGGCTGCCGGGCATGGACCACGCCGGCATCGCCACCCAGAACCTGGTCGAGCGGCAGCTCGCCGGCGAGGGGCTGTCCCGCCACGACCTGGGGCGGGAGAAGTTCGTCGAGCGGGTGTGGCAGTGGAAGGCCGAGTCCGGCGGCGCGATCCTCGGCCAGATGCGCCGGCTCGGCGACGCCGTCGACTGGGACCGCGAGCGCTTCACCATGGACGCGGGCCTGTCCCGGGCCGTGCAGACCATGTTCAAGAAGCTCTTCGACGACGGCCTGATCTACCGGGCCAACCGGATCATCAACTGGTGCCCGCGCTGTCTCACCGCGCTCTCCGACATCGAGGTCGAGCACACCGACGACGAGGGTGAGCTGATCTCGATCCGCTACGGCGACGAGGTCGTGGTGGCCACCACCCGGGCCGAGACCATGCTCGGCGACACCGCGGTCGCGGTGCACCCGGACGACGAGCGCTACCGGCACCTCATCGGCACCGAGGTGGCACTGCCGCTCACCGACCGGCGGATCCCGATCGTCGCCGACGAGCACGTCGACCCGAGCTTCGGCACCGGCATGGTCAAGGTCACCCCGGCGCACGACCCGAACGACTTCGAGATCGGGCAGCGGCACGACCTGCCGTCACTGACGATCATGGACGAGCGCGGCGTGATCACCGCGCCCGGGCCGTTCCAGGGCCTGGACCGGTACGAGGCCCGCCCGGCCATCGTGGCGGCGCTGCGCGAGCAGGGTCGCATCGTCGCCGAGAAGCGGCCCTACCTGCACGCGGTCGGGCACTGCTCGCGGTGCAAGACGACGGTCGAGCCGCGGCTGTCGTTGCAGTGGTTCGTCAACACCGGTCCGCTGGCCAAGGCGGCCGGTGACGCGGTGCGTGACGGCCGGGTGACGATCGAGCCGGCCGAGCTGGCCAAGCGCTACTTCGCCTGGGTCGACAACATGCACGACTGGTGCATCTCCCGCCAGCTCTGGTGGGGTCACCGCATCCCGGTCTGGTACGGCCCGGCCGGCGAGATCGTCTGCGTCGGCCCGGACGAGGCGCCGCCGGCCGGCGAGGGCTGGCGGCAGGACGAGGACGTGCTGGACACCTGGTTCTCCAGCGGTCTCTGGCCGTTCTCCACCCTCGGCTGGCCGGAGCAGACCCCGGACCTGGCGAAGTTCTATCCGACCAGCGTGCTGGTCACCGGCTACGACATCCTGTTCTTCTGGGTCGCCCGGATGATGATGTTCGGCCTGTACGCGATGGACGGCGTCCAGCCGTTCGACGTGGTGGCGCTGCACGGCATGGTGCGCGACGAGCACGGCAAGAAGATGTCGAAGTCGTTCGGCAACGTGGTGGACCCGCTGGACTGGATCGACCGGTTCGGCGCCGACGCCACCCGGTTCACGCTGGCCCGCGGCGCCAACCCCGGCCAGGACGTGCCGGTCAGCGAGGAGTGGTGCCAGGGCTCCCGCAACTTCTGCAACAAGCTGTGGAACGCCACCCGGTTCGCGCTGCTCAACGGCGCGCACACGGACGGTCCGCTGCCGGACGCCGGCGGCCTGTCGACCGTCGACAGGTGGATCCTGTCCCGGCTGGCGCACGTCACCGCCGAGGTGGACGAGCAGTTCGAGGCGTACGAGTTCGCCAAGGTGTGCGACCTGCTCTACCACTTCGCCTGGGACGATGTCTGCGACTGGTACGTGGAGCTGAGCAAGCCGGTGCTCGCCGAGGGCGGGCCGGCGGCCGACGCCACCCGGCGGGTGCTGGGACACGTGCTGGACCAGCTCCTGCGGCTGCTGCACCCGGTGATCCCGTTCGTGACCGACGAGCTGTGGGCCGCGCTGAGCGGCGGCGAGACGGTGCTGACGGCGGCCTGGCCGGTCGCCGACCGTACCGGAGTCGACGACGCCGCGGAGGGCGAGGTCGGCACGTTGCAGCGGGTGGTGACCGAGGTCCGGCGGTTCCGTTCGGACCAGGGCCTGCGGCCGACCCAGCGGGTCGCCGCCCGGCTCGACGGCCTGGCCGGCGCCGGCATCGCCGCGCACGAGCCGCTGGTCCGCTCGCTGGCCCGGCTCGACGCCCCCGGCGACGACTTCCAGGCCGGCGCCACGCTGGCCATGCCCGGGGCGGTCAGCGTCGCGCTGGACACCCGCGGCACGATCGACGTGGCGGCCGAGCGGGCCCGGCTCACCAAGGACCGGGCGGCAGCCGAGAAGGAGGTCACCCAGGCGCGGGCGAAGCTGGACAATCCGGCGTTCGTCGGCAAGGCGCCCGAGCCGGTGGTGGCGAAGATCCGGGAGCGGCTGGCGGTGGCCGAGGCGGATCTGGTCCGGATCGACGCCGCCCTGGAGGCGCTGCCCTCATGAGTGACCGCACCGATCCGGCGTTCGCCGAGGTGGAGGCCGCGCTCAACGCGCGCGGCTTCACCCGGATCCGCTTCGAGCTGGAGAAGATCGAGAGCCTGCTCGACCTGCTCGGC encodes:
- a CDS encoding valine--tRNA ligase; translation: MTERLDARRPDAPTLAGQYQPGEVEQRRYEQWVAGGHFRASADSDKPPFTIVIPPPNVTGSLHMGHAFEHTLMDALIRRKKMQGFEALWLPGMDHAGIATQNLVERQLAGEGLSRHDLGREKFVERVWQWKAESGGAILGQMRRLGDAVDWDRERFTMDAGLSRAVQTMFKKLFDDGLIYRANRIINWCPRCLTALSDIEVEHTDDEGELISIRYGDEVVVATTRAETMLGDTAVAVHPDDERYRHLIGTEVALPLTDRRIPIVADEHVDPSFGTGMVKVTPAHDPNDFEIGQRHDLPSLTIMDERGVITAPGPFQGLDRYEARPAIVAALREQGRIVAEKRPYLHAVGHCSRCKTTVEPRLSLQWFVNTGPLAKAAGDAVRDGRVTIEPAELAKRYFAWVDNMHDWCISRQLWWGHRIPVWYGPAGEIVCVGPDEAPPAGEGWRQDEDVLDTWFSSGLWPFSTLGWPEQTPDLAKFYPTSVLVTGYDILFFWVARMMMFGLYAMDGVQPFDVVALHGMVRDEHGKKMSKSFGNVVDPLDWIDRFGADATRFTLARGANPGQDVPVSEEWCQGSRNFCNKLWNATRFALLNGAHTDGPLPDAGGLSTVDRWILSRLAHVTAEVDEQFEAYEFAKVCDLLYHFAWDDVCDWYVELSKPVLAEGGPAADATRRVLGHVLDQLLRLLHPVIPFVTDELWAALSGGETVLTAAWPVADRTGVDDAAEGEVGTLQRVVTEVRRFRSDQGLRPTQRVAARLDGLAGAGIAAHEPLVRSLARLDAPGDDFQAGATLAMPGAVSVALDTRGTIDVAAERARLTKDRAAAEKEVTQARAKLDNPAFVGKAPEPVVAKIRERLAVAEADLVRIDAALEALPS